In the Quercus lobata isolate SW786 chromosome 5, ValleyOak3.0 Primary Assembly, whole genome shotgun sequence genome, one interval contains:
- the LOC115992538 gene encoding uncharacterized protein LOC115992538 produces the protein MERENQHKRVREGDDEEYQNCSKKIDAEKQDSSKGVDLNDVNDDKDSEKTSCDSSLALDEGVFDFPWLKDGMISKSEDWKLEDTFSSSLYDTSSTNEAGIDEFPAGQCLCQTPEPALLNKPDDHEEKFDDNLRRPQEDDGLGCIWTSLLSEPLQQGGI, from the coding sequence ATGGAGCGAGAGAACCAGCATAAGAGAGTAAGGGAAGGTGACGATGAAGAATACCAAAATTGTTCAAAGAAGATCGATGCAGAGAAGCAAGATAGCAGCAAGGGTGTCGACTTAAACGACGTGAACGATGACAAGGACAGTGAAAAGACATCATGCGATTCCTCCTTGGCATTAGATGAAGGTGTATTTGATTTCCCTTGGCTGAAAGATGGTATGATCTCCAAATCAGAAGACTGGAAATTGGAAGACAccttttcttcctctctctatGACACCTCTTCCACCAATGAAGCTGGTATTGATGAGTTTCCTGCTGGCCAGTGTTTGTGTCAGACTCCGGAGCCAGCACTCCTAAACAAACCCGATGATCATGAGGAAAAGTTTGATGATAATTTACGGCGGCCACAAGAAGATGATGGCTTGGGTTGCATTTGGACCTCTCTACTCAGTGAGCCTCTTCAACAGGGTGGTATCTAA